In the genome of bacterium, the window CGAGGACTTCCACCTGGACATCATCATCGGCCAGGGGCCGAGCGCGAGGACGATACGGCTCGACCTGCCGAAGTTCACATTGGTCGGGGCGACGACGCGGTCGGGCCTCATCTCTGCCGCACTTCGGGATAGGTTTGGGATACGAGAGCGGCTCGACTACTATGGCGAGGCGGACCTGTTGAGCATTGTCCGGCGATCGGCGAGCATACTAGACGTCAAGGTCGATGACGAGGGGGCGGCCGAGATCGCCAAGCGGTGCCGGGGGACGCCGCGGGTCGCGAACCGGCTGCTGAAGCGAGTTCGAGACTTTGCTCAGGTGCACAGGGCAAAGACTGTAACAAAGAGCGTGGCGTGCGAGGCGCTTCATCTACTTGAGGTTGACGAGAAAGGCTTGGACAAGATGGACAGGAGCTTCATGAGGACGATCATAGAGAAGTTCGACGGCGGGCCGGTCGGAGTCGAGACGCTTGCCGCTTCGCTTAGCGAGGAGAGGGACACGATCGAGGACGTCTATGAGCCATTTTTGATGCAGATCGGTTTCCTGAAGCGGACACCTCGGGGCAGGGTGGCGACGAAGCTGGCGTTCAATTACTTCCACACTGAGAAGGCA includes:
- the ruvB gene encoding Holliday junction branch migration DNA helicase RuvB — protein: MTTRVVDGNRQEDEQLLELTIRPERFATFVGQENTKKRLLMSVEAARMRDEALDHVLIAGPPGLGKTTLAHILAKEMGVSVITTTGPALERSGDIASILTNLAEKDILFIDEIHRLNRVVEEFFYPALEDFHLDIIIGQGPSARTIRLDLPKFTLVGATTRSGLISAALRDRFGIRERLDYYGEADLLSIVRRSASILDVKVDDEGAAEIAKRCRGTPRVANRLLKRVRDFAQVHRAKTVTKSVACEALHLLEVDEKGLDKMDRSFMRTIIEKFDGGPVGVETLAASLSEERDTIEDVYEPFLMQIGFLKRTPRGRVATKLAFNYFHTEKAMPRAELGQKFIF